A stretch of the Aphis gossypii isolate Hap1 chromosome 2, ASM2018417v2, whole genome shotgun sequence genome encodes the following:
- the LOC114123156 gene encoding uncharacterized protein LOC114123156, producing MNGKIVLCFAVVFVGQALSAATGPAIDVEDFKKIGEQFTQSALSISNHILGLYPNSADAQKSIDKVKSLITKGISDIETEATKMKEIVRKNADPKLVEKYDDLEKEFKKQITDAKNIFDDKVGKPINEKYDVKKISENILKSTKDLETTVNKAIDGLKKQ from the exons ATGAATGGTAAAATTGTCTTGTGTTTCGCCGTCGTCTTTGTTGGACAg gcCCTATCAGCTGCAACTGGTCCCGCAATTGATGTCGAagacttcaaaaaaattggtGAACAATTCACACAGTCTGCTTTATCTATCTCCAATCACATTTTGGGATTATACCCAAACTCTGCTGATGCCCAAAAATCCATCGACAAAGTTAAGTCTTTGATCACCAAAGGAATTTCAGAT ATTGAAACCGAAGCTACCAAAATGAAGGAAATCGTCCGTAAAAACGCTGACCCTAAATTGGTTGAAAAATACGACGATTTAGAAAAGgaattcaaaaaacaaatcactGATGCCAAAAACATTTTCGACGACAAAGTCGGCAAGCCAATCAACGAAAAGTATGATGTAAAGAAAATTTCCGAAAACATTCTCAAATCCACCAAAGATTTAGAA ACTACCGTAAACAAGGCCATCGACGGACTCAAGAagcaataa